The following are encoded together in the Iodobacter fluviatilis genome:
- a CDS encoding SCO family protein, protein MLMKPLLLSILLSISAFSIACDDHAAHKAANAIAIPIGNSLYQIDVPLMDQAGNTFKLADEQAKMTIITMFYGDCNLSCPIVMENVKRTIEAVPLAQRKNIRALLISLNPGIDTPKSLAGLAKVHQFDPATYRLAVSDNDSHTRQIAASLGVKYRRAANGEINHNTRFVLMNQQGIIIKISDTLSITPDSGILAAIQANL, encoded by the coding sequence ATGTTAATGAAGCCACTCTTGCTTAGTATCTTACTTTCCATCAGTGCGTTCAGTATCGCCTGCGATGATCATGCCGCACATAAGGCCGCCAATGCCATAGCAATACCCATTGGAAATTCTCTCTATCAAATCGATGTCCCCTTAATGGATCAAGCTGGCAATACATTTAAGCTGGCTGATGAGCAGGCTAAAATGACGATCATTACCATGTTTTATGGTGATTGCAATCTATCTTGCCCAATTGTGATGGAAAATGTAAAACGCACTATTGAAGCAGTACCCCTTGCACAGCGTAAAAATATCAGGGCGCTATTAATTAGCCTAAATCCCGGTATTGATACGCCTAAATCCTTGGCTGGATTAGCTAAAGTTCATCAATTTGATCCAGCTACTTATCGATTGGCCGTCAGTGATAACGACAGCCATACTCGGCAAATTGCCGCCTCATTGGGGGTTAAGTATCGCCGTGCAGCCAATGGCGAAATTAACCACAATACCCGATTTGTGTTAATGAACCAGCAGGGTATCATTATTAAAATAAGCGATACGCTCAGCATTACGCCTGATTCAGGGATACTGGCGGCGATTCAAGCCAATTTATAG
- a CDS encoding sugar ABC transporter ATP-binding protein, with product MLIQMQGINKAFGPVKVLEGVDFALERGEIHALMGENGAGKSTLMKILTGIYPSDAGRIHVDGREVHIHSPKEAEALGIAIIHQELNLIPQLSVVENLFLGREKTRGGLLKSAEMHAQCLEFLALLGIHNIDPQQEAGTLSVGRQQMVEIAKALSLNAQVLIMDEPTAALSHKETEVLFTLMHDLKSRGVGIVYVSHRMEEIFQVCDRISVLRDGQFVGSRVIKETRFDEIVKMMVGREMSDRYPSRSSTLGPVRFKVEGLCDTSTISDISFEIRQGEVLGVAGLMGAGRSEIAHTLFGLAARSAGNVWLDGQPIHCRSAIEAISHGIGYVTEDRKTQGLVLSLSVKENISLTKAPSHWGVVNSQAEDKNVSELIAKLSIRTRDADLEVKSLSGGNQQKVVFAKWLGIAPKVLFLDEPTRGVDVGGKAEIYHIINQLAASGVAILMISSELPEVLAMSDRILVMHQGNSAGIFDAKTASQESIMHAATGGQ from the coding sequence ATGCTGATCCAAATGCAGGGCATTAATAAAGCTTTCGGCCCAGTAAAGGTGCTGGAAGGTGTGGATTTTGCACTGGAACGCGGTGAAATCCACGCGCTAATGGGCGAAAACGGCGCGGGTAAATCCACGCTAATGAAGATCCTTACCGGCATTTACCCAAGCGACGCTGGCCGTATTCATGTGGATGGGCGCGAGGTTCATATCCATAGCCCAAAAGAAGCAGAGGCACTGGGCATCGCCATTATTCATCAGGAGCTAAACCTGATCCCACAATTATCTGTGGTGGAGAACCTCTTTTTGGGCCGGGAAAAAACCCGTGGCGGCCTACTTAAATCGGCTGAAATGCATGCGCAGTGTTTAGAGTTTTTGGCGCTGCTTGGCATACACAATATCGATCCTCAGCAAGAAGCTGGCACTTTATCCGTGGGCCGGCAGCAAATGGTTGAGATTGCCAAGGCGCTATCACTCAACGCCCAAGTGCTGATTATGGACGAGCCAACAGCAGCGCTCAGCCACAAGGAAACCGAAGTCCTGTTTACGCTGATGCACGATTTAAAATCACGTGGCGTGGGCATTGTGTATGTTTCGCACCGCATGGAAGAAATTTTTCAGGTTTGCGACCGTATCTCGGTACTGCGTGATGGCCAGTTTGTTGGCAGCCGCGTTATTAAAGAAACCCGTTTCGATGAAATCGTAAAAATGATGGTTGGCCGTGAAATGAGCGATCGCTATCCATCGCGTAGCAGCACACTAGGCCCCGTGCGCTTTAAGGTTGAGGGCCTGTGTGATACCAGCACCATCAGTGATATCAGTTTTGAAATTCGCCAGGGCGAAGTGCTCGGTGTGGCGGGTTTAATGGGGGCTGGGCGCAGTGAAATTGCGCACACATTATTCGGCCTCGCCGCTAGATCTGCAGGCAACGTTTGGTTAGATGGCCAACCTATCCACTGCCGCTCGGCGATCGAGGCTATTTCTCACGGCATTGGCTATGTTACTGAAGACAGAAAAACCCAAGGCTTAGTACTGAGTTTATCCGTCAAAGAAAACATCAGCCTTACTAAAGCCCCTAGCCACTGGGGCGTAGTTAATAGCCAAGCCGAGGATAAAAATGTCAGCGAGTTGATTGCTAAATTATCTATCCGCACCCGTGATGCCGATTTAGAAGTGAAATCACTTTCTGGCGGCAATCAGCAGAAAGTGGTGTTTGCCAAATGGCTGGGCATTGCGCCCAAAGTGCTGTTTTTAGACGAACCAACCCGTGGCGTGGACGTCGGCGGCAAAGCCGAGATTTACCACATCATTAATCAGCTAGCCGCCAGCGGCGTAGCCATTTTAATGATCTCGTCTGAGCTACCCGAGGTGCTGGCCATGAGTGATCGCATCCTTGTGATGCACCAAGGCAATAGCGCCGGAATATTCGACGCCAAAACCGCCAGCCAAGAATCCATTATGCATGCAGCAACCGGAGGGCAATAA
- a CDS encoding adenylyltransferase/cytidyltransferase family protein produces the protein MLDYLVFIGRFQPFHLGHLQVVKAALERAGKLIVICGSARQARNPRNPWTVPEREAMLRAALPAEMQDRVFVVGCSDRMYNDQQWVTEVQSLVDKVIAVDNASLGSREAQFKVGIVGSSRSKHTYYLDLFPQWLRVEVPEIIGIHASQVRRNLFAQGGAGLCADKLPAPVYQHLQVFRQGDIYANLETEWRFVQDYRKAWSESPHPPTFVTVDAVVIHSGHILLVRRKNLPGRGLWALPGALLIKMSW, from the coding sequence ATGCTGGATTACCTTGTGTTTATTGGGCGCTTTCAGCCTTTTCATTTAGGGCATTTGCAGGTCGTAAAAGCCGCTTTAGAGCGTGCAGGTAAATTAATTGTTATATGTGGCTCGGCCCGCCAGGCTAGAAACCCACGCAATCCCTGGACGGTGCCAGAGCGCGAGGCGATGCTGCGTGCGGCTTTGCCAGCAGAGATGCAAGATCGCGTGTTTGTGGTGGGCTGCTCAGACCGGATGTACAACGATCAGCAGTGGGTGACCGAGGTGCAGAGCTTGGTGGATAAGGTGATCGCGGTAGATAACGCCAGCCTTGGTAGCCGCGAAGCGCAGTTTAAAGTGGGGATTGTGGGCAGTAGCCGCAGCAAGCATACCTATTATCTTGATCTTTTTCCGCAGTGGCTCAGGGTGGAAGTACCAGAAATTATCGGCATCCATGCCTCACAAGTGCGGCGTAATCTATTTGCACAAGGGGGGGCAGGGCTATGCGCCGATAAACTCCCCGCGCCCGTCTACCAGCATTTACAAGTGTTTCGCCAAGGGGATATTTACGCGAATCTAGAAACTGAATGGCGTTTTGTTCAGGATTATCGCAAGGCATGGTCGGAGTCACCCCATCCCCCCACTTTTGTGACGGTTGATGCGGTGGTGATTCATTCTGGGCATATTCTGCTGGTACGGCGTAAAAACCTGCCAGGGCGGGGGCTGTGGGCGCTACCGGGGGCTTTATTAATCAAGATGAGCTGGTAA
- a CDS encoding NUDIX domain-containing protein, whose product MGATGGFINQDELVKDAVIRELREETRLKVPAPVLAGSIRSSRVFDHPHRSLRGRTITHAFLIELTPTGEGLPKVRGGEDADRAKWVPLFEFNRMEAELFEDHFYIVNWFLGQI is encoded by the coding sequence GTGGGCGCTACCGGGGGCTTTATTAATCAAGATGAGCTGGTAAAAGACGCGGTTATTCGTGAGTTGCGAGAGGAGACACGTTTAAAAGTACCTGCGCCGGTACTAGCAGGCTCGATTCGTTCTTCACGGGTGTTTGATCATCCGCATCGCTCTTTACGTGGCCGAACCATCACCCATGCTTTTTTGATTGAGCTGACGCCAACCGGCGAAGGCTTGCCCAAAGTGCGTGGTGGTGAGGATGCAGATCGTGCCAAATGGGTGCCACTATTTGAGTTTAACCGTATGGAAGCAGAGTTATTTGAAGATCACTTTTATATTGTGAATTGGTTTTTAGGGCAGATTTAA
- a CDS encoding GGDEF domain-containing protein, producing the protein MPTHKIINRWRNLQTIHLLLAALIILTTVLLVWQHFGMNTFLRFDPSHFKKISVNDDREHINGKSISRLTTSPDFWRLDCQLNEGYRAPYCSLDLDLSLGEQGINIDNYDQITIRYRYPIPNEQALLMLVNFNPVYSTLDDYRSQKFNEVFLPSTNEWLTSHLNGNQFNVASWWVAYKKILPEWTINEFNNVREIRLATGMYPQQQQYQIDLAYIELSGKWISTHNLQLLLLVLWGGSAACWLIAELRRAMRALHRSHTRHADLENTQRHLKELNQLLAERSMRDPLTLAFNREGLSVILANEQPNTPSSIIFIDIDYFKKINDNYGHAIGDQVLCLLTQHIQQQIRPSEKLIRLGGEEFVLLCQHSALAQAGQLAEKLRLWLFSQSWPTGTSLSCSFGVAERLENESFEAALHRADLALYRAKTAGRNRVEIAEEE; encoded by the coding sequence ATGCCCACACACAAAATCATTAATCGGTGGCGCAACCTTCAAACCATCCATCTATTACTCGCGGCCTTAATCATCTTAACTACCGTGCTATTAGTTTGGCAGCATTTTGGGATGAATACGTTTTTGCGCTTTGACCCAAGTCACTTCAAAAAAATTAGCGTTAATGATGATAGAGAGCACATCAATGGAAAAAGCATTAGCCGGCTCACCACCAGCCCAGACTTCTGGCGATTAGATTGCCAGCTCAATGAAGGCTATCGCGCTCCTTATTGCTCATTAGATCTTGATCTTAGCCTCGGTGAGCAAGGGATTAATATCGATAATTACGACCAAATTACCATACGTTATCGCTATCCAATTCCCAATGAGCAAGCATTACTGATGCTGGTTAATTTTAATCCCGTCTATAGCACGCTAGATGACTACCGTAGCCAGAAATTTAATGAAGTTTTTCTCCCTAGCACCAATGAATGGCTCACCAGCCATTTAAATGGCAACCAATTTAATGTCGCTTCTTGGTGGGTTGCTTATAAAAAAATCCTCCCTGAATGGACCATCAATGAATTTAACAATGTACGTGAAATTCGTTTAGCTACGGGCATGTATCCTCAGCAGCAGCAATATCAAATTGATCTAGCCTATATAGAATTAAGTGGTAAATGGATCAGCACGCATAATTTGCAGCTATTGCTACTTGTATTATGGGGAGGCAGTGCAGCATGCTGGCTAATTGCTGAATTACGCCGTGCCATGCGCGCGTTGCACCGCAGCCATACTCGGCATGCAGATTTAGAAAATACTCAGCGGCATTTAAAAGAATTAAATCAATTACTTGCAGAACGAAGCATGCGAGACCCGCTCACCTTAGCATTTAATCGTGAAGGGCTTAGCGTAATACTCGCCAATGAGCAGCCCAATACGCCCAGTAGCATTATTTTTATTGATATCGACTATTTCAAAAAAATAAATGATAACTATGGTCATGCAATCGGAGACCAAGTCCTATGCCTACTTACGCAACATATTCAGCAGCAAATTCGTCCCAGCGAAAAACTCATTCGCTTGGGCGGTGAAGAGTTTGTCTTGCTATGCCAACACAGTGCTTTGGCACAAGCTGGGCAGCTTGCAGAAAAACTACGCCTCTGGCTATTTAGCCAAAGCTGGCCAACCGGCACCAGCCTAAGCTGCAGTTTTGGCGTGGCAGAGCGCTTAGAAAATGAAAGCTTTGAAGCAGCGCTGCATCGAGCTGATCTTGCGCTGTATCGCGCAAAAACTGCAGGGCGAAATCGGGTAGAAATAGCTGAAGAAGAGTAA
- the rbsB gene encoding ribose ABC transporter substrate-binding protein RbsB, whose translation MKIWLKPLLIASMALAFSACSKQGPESAAPDASAPAVASAGSNTIGLAISTQNNPFFVTLKQGAEEAAKANGLTLITVDAQDDAAKQIASIEDLIQKKVKVILINATDSDAVVSAVKQANAAHIPVITLDRSVNGGEVASHIASDNVAGGKMAATFLLEKIGKQGEIAELEGIAGSSAARERGQGFHAVIDAEKGVKVAAKQPADFDRAKGLSVMENILQGNKKIKAVFAHNDEMALGAVQALEAAGLKNVVVVGFDATTDAVAAVKAGRMAATVQQKPELIGKMGIEAAKKIIDGQTPDKNIPVPLELVK comes from the coding sequence ATGAAAATCTGGCTTAAACCACTCCTTATCGCTTCCATGGCACTTGCCTTCTCCGCTTGCTCTAAGCAAGGCCCAGAAAGCGCAGCACCTGATGCATCGGCCCCCGCAGTGGCCTCAGCGGGCAGCAATACCATCGGTCTTGCCATTTCTACCCAAAATAATCCCTTCTTTGTGACCCTAAAACAAGGCGCAGAAGAAGCTGCTAAGGCCAATGGCCTTACCCTGATCACCGTGGATGCCCAAGATGATGCGGCCAAGCAAATTGCCAGTATCGAAGATTTAATCCAGAAAAAAGTAAAAGTGATCCTGATCAACGCAACCGATTCTGATGCCGTTGTCTCCGCAGTTAAGCAAGCCAACGCCGCGCACATCCCTGTTATTACCTTGGATCGCAGTGTGAATGGCGGCGAAGTAGCCAGCCATATCGCTTCAGACAATGTGGCTGGCGGTAAAATGGCAGCGACATTCTTACTAGAAAAAATTGGTAAGCAAGGCGAAATTGCGGAGCTAGAAGGTATTGCAGGTTCATCTGCGGCACGTGAACGCGGCCAAGGCTTTCATGCTGTGATTGATGCAGAAAAAGGCGTAAAAGTAGCCGCCAAACAGCCCGCTGACTTTGATCGAGCCAAGGGCTTGTCGGTCATGGAAAACATTCTACAAGGCAATAAAAAAATTAAAGCCGTCTTTGCCCATAACGACGAAATGGCACTAGGTGCCGTGCAAGCGCTAGAAGCAGCAGGCTTGAAAAACGTGGTTGTTGTAGGCTTTGATGCAACGACTGATGCCGTTGCCGCTGTAAAAGCGGGCCGTATGGCCGCTACCGTACAGCAAAAACCAGAGCTGATCGGAAAAATGGGAATTGAAGCGGCCAAAAAAATTATTGATGGTCAAACCCCTGATAAAAATATCCCCGTACCTTTAGAACTGGTTAAATAA
- a CDS encoding DUF2249 domain-containing protein, whose protein sequence is MAKHFRHAAIFGALDTLYEGETMRFVNDHDPLPLFAQIEKHYKGQLQIKYIQREHEAIVIESLLQPAINSASTSNTKYLN, encoded by the coding sequence GTGGCCAAACACTTCCGACACGCCGCTATTTTTGGCGCATTAGATACATTATATGAAGGCGAAACCATGCGTTTTGTGAATGACCACGATCCGCTGCCTCTATTCGCACAAATTGAGAAGCACTATAAAGGCCAACTGCAGATCAAATATATCCAGCGCGAGCATGAAGCCATTGTGATTGAATCTTTACTTCAGCCGGCTATAAACTCCGCATCGACATCAAATACTAAATATTTGAATTAA
- the rbsK gene encoding ribokinase, which produces MTKIVVVGSMNMDLVVHSQQLPRMGETLFGEQFSTHLGGKGANQAVAAQRLGASVAMVGCVGNDEFGQRLVAGLQAEGIDTRWLKTSPDTATGVALITLCQGDNAIVVVPGANHQLSPSDIQAAEAAFIDADVILAQLEIPLTTVMAAAQLAKKHSKPFFLNPAPAQALPAKLLALCTLLTPNEFELLQSLGEPEGDWKKVLAQHAAVMTKGSDGAWFNQDGRLQHQAGFKVDLVDSTGAGDTFNGALATFWHQGIAEATHKASAAGALSVTRAGAQGGMPTLAELEHFLKQAS; this is translated from the coding sequence ATGACAAAAATAGTCGTCGTTGGCAGCATGAATATGGATTTAGTTGTCCATAGCCAGCAGCTTCCTCGCATGGGGGAAACGCTGTTTGGTGAGCAATTTTCAACGCATCTGGGCGGCAAAGGTGCCAATCAAGCCGTTGCAGCGCAGCGCCTTGGCGCCTCAGTTGCAATGGTGGGCTGTGTTGGAAATGATGAATTTGGCCAAAGGTTAGTCGCTGGCTTACAAGCAGAAGGGATTGATACCCGCTGGCTCAAAACGAGCCCAGACACCGCTACCGGCGTGGCTCTGATTACACTTTGCCAAGGCGACAATGCCATTGTGGTTGTACCAGGTGCTAATCATCAGCTCAGCCCAAGCGATATCCAAGCTGCCGAAGCGGCATTTATCGATGCCGATGTGATTCTTGCTCAGCTAGAAATCCCCTTAACAACCGTTATGGCTGCAGCGCAATTAGCAAAAAAACACAGCAAACCATTTTTCCTAAACCCAGCTCCCGCGCAAGCACTGCCCGCTAAGCTATTAGCGCTTTGCACCCTGCTCACCCCCAATGAGTTTGAGCTACTTCAATCACTGGGTGAACCAGAGGGCGATTGGAAAAAAGTGTTGGCTCAGCATGCGGCGGTAATGACCAAGGGCAGCGATGGCGCTTGGTTTAATCAAGATGGCCGGTTGCAGCACCAAGCGGGTTTTAAGGTTGACTTGGTTGACAGCACCGGCGCTGGCGACACGTTTAATGGCGCGCTCGCTACCTTTTGGCATCAGGGCATTGCAGAAGCCACGCATAAGGCTAGCGCCGCAGGCGCCTTATCGGTAACCCGCGCAGGCGCGCAAGGCGGCATGCCAACCCTTGCAGAACTCGAACATTTTTTAAAGCAAGCATCATGA
- a CDS encoding TonB-dependent receptor: MNLSWNEANWNVGGLIRAVAAQNRIDLGKGNIVGQDTGSTAGFTIFSLNAAYKPSKNSQLSIGIDNLFDRSYAEHISRAGAMVGGYLQTSKINEPGRTLWLKGQINL, encoded by the coding sequence ATCAATCTCAGCTGGAATGAAGCCAACTGGAATGTCGGTGGGCTGATCCGTGCGGTTGCTGCACAAAACAGAATTGACTTAGGCAAGGGTAATATCGTTGGGCAAGACACTGGCAGCACGGCAGGCTTTACGATTTTCTCGCTCAACGCCGCTTACAAGCCCAGCAAAAATAGCCAGCTGAGCATCGGTATCGATAATCTATTTGATCGCAGCTATGCAGAACACATCAGCCGCGCAGGTGCGATGGTGGGTGGCTATTTGCAAACCAGCAAAATCAACGAGCCAGGCAGAACGCTTTGGCTGAAAGGGCAAATCAATTTATAA
- a CDS encoding ABC transporter permease subunit: MNAQQKATLHKLGPLLALLLISSVLSVMSRDFLTVNNLLNVLRQVSINALIAFGMTFVILLGGIDLSVGAVLALSSVAIASMMAAGVDPILATLCGVLAGAALGAVNGLIISRGKVAPFIATLGTMTVFRGLALVASDGRPITGFNSDFFAMLGGGYIANLIPVPVVTTMLAFVALWFLLKKTVFGRHVYAVGGNEEASLISGVKVNSVKLWVYTLSGALSALAGVILTSRLNSAQPNAGMGYELDAIAAVVLGGTSLSGGRGWIIGTLIGAVLIGVLNNGLNLLSVSSFYQQVIKGSVILLAVLLDRSAKK; encoded by the coding sequence ATGAATGCTCAGCAAAAAGCCACACTACACAAGCTTGGCCCCCTACTCGCCTTACTGCTTATTTCAAGCGTTTTATCGGTCATGAGCCGCGATTTTCTAACCGTTAATAATCTACTCAACGTGCTGCGCCAAGTTTCAATTAATGCGCTGATTGCCTTTGGCATGACCTTTGTGATTTTGCTCGGCGGGATTGATTTATCCGTAGGTGCCGTGCTGGCGCTCTCTTCAGTGGCCATTGCCAGCATGATGGCCGCAGGAGTGGACCCAATCCTTGCCACGCTTTGCGGCGTTTTAGCCGGTGCAGCGCTGGGCGCGGTTAATGGGTTGATTATCAGCCGCGGTAAGGTCGCCCCCTTTATTGCCACTTTGGGCACCATGACCGTGTTTCGCGGCTTAGCGCTAGTGGCATCAGATGGCCGCCCTATTACTGGCTTTAATAGCGATTTTTTCGCCATGCTGGGCGGCGGCTATATCGCTAATCTGATCCCCGTGCCAGTCGTTACCACCATGCTCGCCTTTGTAGCGCTGTGGTTTTTGCTGAAAAAAACCGTCTTTGGCCGCCATGTGTATGCGGTAGGTGGCAATGAAGAAGCCTCGCTGATTTCCGGCGTAAAAGTGAATAGCGTCAAGCTGTGGGTGTACACACTTTCCGGCGCTCTATCTGCCCTTGCTGGAGTTATTCTGACTTCCCGCCTGAACTCCGCCCAGCCCAATGCAGGGATGGGATACGAGCTGGATGCAATTGCTGCAGTGGTATTAGGCGGCACCAGTTTATCAGGTGGCCGAGGCTGGATTATTGGCACACTGATTGGCGCTGTATTAATTGGTGTACTTAATAATGGGTTAAACTTACTATCTGTGTCATCATTTTACCAGCAAGTAATTAAAGGTAGCGTCATTCTACTGGCAGTCTTACTAGATAGAAGTGCAAAAAAATAA
- a CDS encoding TonB-dependent copper receptor yields the protein MKKIIVLALSSAFSAPFSNAETIQLPPVIVTAPAMQEALKVELDAKNPQQPLPATDGASFLKTIPGMNVIRKGGIDGDPVFRGMAGSRLNILLDGEQILGGCGGRMDPPTAYIFADSYDKVSLLKGPQTVLYGPGNSAGTVLFERKAPSFSQGGIKANAALTAGSFGRFDAMGEVSTGNGKADVSVIATHSQQDDYKDGDGNTVHSNYQRHSANLTLGWTPDEDTRLQFSATKSDGEAAYADRGMDGSQFARNSLSVKFSKKNISPLLKQIEAQLSHAYIDHVMDNYSLRPYTPGKEMASNPDRLTWGGRIMATLNTSDDSQLKTGLDFQQDEHSLRTGKDYQDKPRIDDARFKNSGVFAEFSYFISEQSRLISGARADFWQANDRRLSSATAKQERNEVLGSGFMRFEQDISADTMLYAGLGRSERAPDYWELISKQSADSNSAFNTATEKTSQLDLGAIHNNGPLSLSASAFYNQINDYILIQSGVPNGSMATKTISRNVDASTWGGEMGLAYQISPKLKSELALSYVRGNNQTDHSALAQIPH from the coding sequence ATGAAAAAAATAATTGTCCTCGCATTAAGTTCCGCATTTTCAGCGCCATTTTCCAATGCAGAAACTATTCAACTCCCCCCTGTTATTGTCACCGCGCCTGCGATGCAAGAGGCGCTAAAAGTAGAACTTGATGCAAAAAACCCACAGCAGCCCTTGCCTGCTACCGATGGGGCTAGCTTTTTAAAAACCATTCCAGGCATGAATGTGATTCGCAAAGGCGGGATTGATGGCGATCCGGTCTTTCGGGGTATGGCGGGCTCTAGGCTGAATATTTTGCTGGATGGTGAGCAAATTCTGGGTGGCTGCGGTGGCCGAATGGACCCGCCCACGGCTTATATTTTTGCTGATTCTTACGACAAAGTGAGCCTGCTCAAGGGACCGCAAACGGTGCTATATGGGCCGGGTAACTCTGCGGGCACAGTGCTGTTTGAACGCAAAGCACCTTCATTTTCGCAAGGCGGCATCAAGGCCAATGCGGCGCTCACCGCCGGCAGCTTTGGCCGCTTTGATGCCATGGGCGAAGTCTCCACCGGCAATGGCAAGGCCGATGTCAGTGTGATTGCCACCCACTCTCAGCAAGATGATTACAAGGATGGCGATGGCAACACCGTGCATTCAAATTACCAAAGGCACAGTGCCAACCTGACCCTCGGCTGGACGCCCGATGAAGACACCCGTTTGCAATTTTCTGCCACCAAAAGCGATGGCGAAGCTGCTTACGCCGATCGTGGCATGGATGGCAGCCAGTTTGCCCGCAATAGCCTGAGCGTTAAATTCAGCAAAAAAAATATCTCCCCGCTACTCAAGCAAATCGAAGCGCAGCTTTCACACGCTTATATCGATCATGTAATGGATAACTACAGCCTGCGCCCCTACACGCCGGGTAAGGAAATGGCCAGCAATCCAGATCGCCTGACATGGGGCGGACGCATCATGGCCACGCTCAATACCAGCGATGACAGCCAGTTGAAAACCGGCCTGGATTTTCAACAGGATGAACACAGCTTACGCACCGGCAAAGATTATCAAGATAAACCGCGTATCGACGATGCCCGCTTTAAAAATAGCGGTGTCTTTGCTGAGTTCAGTTACTTTATTAGCGAGCAATCACGCCTGATTAGCGGTGCGCGTGCCGATTTTTGGCAGGCCAACGATAGACGCCTGAGCAGCGCAACGGCCAAGCAAGAACGCAATGAAGTGCTAGGCAGCGGCTTTATGCGCTTTGAGCAAGATATCAGTGCGGACACAATGCTTTATGCTGGTTTAGGCCGCAGCGAGCGAGCGCCAGATTACTGGGAGCTGATCAGTAAGCAAAGCGCAGACAGCAATTCTGCATTTAATACCGCCACAGAAAAAACCAGCCAGCTGGATCTTGGTGCAATCCATAACAATGGGCCTTTATCTCTAAGTGCCTCTGCGTTTTATAACCAGATTAACGACTATATTTTGATTCAGTCCGGCGTGCCCAATGGCAGCATGGCCACAAAAACCATTAGCCGCAATGTTGACGCCAGCACTTGGGGCGGCGAAATGGGGCTGGCTTATCAGATCAGCCCCAAGCTAAAAAGCGAGTTAGCGCTCTCCTATGTGCGCGGCAATAATCAAACCGATCACAGCGCCCTTGCCCAAATCCCCCACTAG
- the rbsD gene encoding D-ribose pyranase translates to MKKHGILNSDIARVLAQLGHTDSIVIADCGLPIPDHVERIDLALKLGQPSFVDTLQEILADMQVERAVFATECLAKNPTVAAQAQAMQSSGINIDFVSHEEFKQLCHKAKAVIRTGEASPYANIILQSGVIF, encoded by the coding sequence ATGAAAAAGCACGGCATATTAAATAGCGACATCGCTCGCGTTCTTGCCCAACTGGGCCACACCGATAGTATTGTGATTGCAGATTGCGGGCTGCCGATTCCAGATCATGTGGAGCGTATCGATCTGGCGCTAAAACTGGGCCAGCCCAGCTTTGTAGACACGCTGCAAGAAATCCTTGCTGACATGCAAGTAGAACGTGCCGTATTTGCCACAGAATGCTTGGCAAAAAATCCAACCGTTGCAGCTCAGGCACAAGCCATGCAATCGTCAGGCATTAATATTGATTTTGTCAGCCATGAAGAATTCAAACAGCTGTGCCACAAAGCAAAAGCCGTAATCCGCACCGGCGAAGCATCGCCCTACGCCAATATCATCCTGCAATCTGGCGTGATTTTTTAA